A portion of the Thunnus maccoyii chromosome 20, fThuMac1.1, whole genome shotgun sequence genome contains these proteins:
- the slc38a10 gene encoding putative sodium-coupled neutral amino acid transporter 10 isoform X3 yields MVLSSFKHGLLSGWWLGQVNVVRWEGVFRCLPICGMAFACQSQVLPTYDSLDEPSVKRMSTIFTSALNVVTIFYITVGFFGYVSFTENIAGNVLMNFPSNLVTEMIRVGFMMSVAVGFPMMILPCRQAINTMLFEQQQKDGTFAAGGYMPPLRFKMITLCIVFGTMLGGILIPNVETILGLTGATMGSLICFICPALIYRKIQKNGIISQLVLWVGLGILLVSTFTTLSISARSPGVKVQAPPPPAPDKNNLPLPDLPQLHDMPPNKKPVEIEKPDLPADEVVQPVKRDPVEPPQIKGPVEQPEKKKEEEVQLDRPDAGVAVPEAEAHRHEPPIPHDEVQVDTRKNNAELEEDNKQPVNPAGGGEEEPNRDEERAVEVEGKKEAKDEEKLKPVHAVVRKEEVDIGGGEVLSNEVLEKPVGEAGKKRDVPALKEAEKLDPLKDAGNAAAVGEQVDKVDKAAVAAGKIPPPEGEHRPVADDPPAGDSKDAADEKMEEGQLDHAVLLQVIKQQQEQQKRLLDQQEKLLAVIEEQHKEFHQKQPAGAAQEGETEKGIQEHLEAMEGGAAKPKDSGLASELKQPKDEAGAVEPHAAVAQNQAQVGDKAAEVGDVKVVAPAAYKEDDPVNPVAPGGESHKQIELGARGVPLGKKKPDDRQLVPQNEQVAQLKHEESNLDEEKEKIKNEMIENEVQARLEEQLKKANQEKLAIEKELEERAERERIEKEVQIRLVKERLERERQEKLAKELKSEKERAEKERIEKEVQARVEKERLERERREKLAREQELEKEAKEKLAQEKATEERRQQEIQKADNEIHERAKKEKEVEEARERLAQLQRAVEAKNAAQGAQREDGEALKKGGRDLKEKVGAPADPREDADDGAIKAEAHPQGSQEKLRDQGEMDLRRRRREVGPREDGEPPEKPGVSRGVPGLEPLLELGGSDLHAALEEQLLAGAMVHTRQIKQVSTDKEAK; encoded by the exons ATGGTGCTGTCCTCGTTCAAACACGGGCTGCTCAGCGGCTGGTGGCTAGGGCAGGTCAATGTGGTGCGCTGGGAGGGTGTGTTTCGCTGTCTCCCCATCTGTGGGATGGCCTTCGCCTGTCAGTC GCAGGTGCTGCCGACCTACGACAGCCTGGATGAGCCGTCCGTCAAACGCATGAGCACCATCTTCACCTCGGCCCTCAACGTAGTCACCATCTTCTACATCACC gtGGGCTTCTTCGGCTACGTCAGCTTCACCGAGAACATCGCGGGCAACGTGTTGATGAACTTCCCGTCCAACCTGGTGACAGAGATGATCCGGGTGGGCTTCATGATGTCTGTGGCCGTCGGATTCCCCATGATGATCTTGCCGTGTCGCCAGGCCATCAACACCATGCTTTttgagcagcag CAGAAGGATGGGACGTTCGCTGCCGGGGGATACATGCCTCCTCTGCGCTTCAAGATGATCACCCTCTGCATTGTGTTTGGCACCATGCTGGGAGGCATTCTCATCCCCAACG TGGAAACCATTTTGGGTCTGACTGGAGCCACCATGGGCAGCCTCATCTGCTTCATATGCCCTGCTCTCATCTACAGAAAGATCCAGAAGAATGGCATCATCTCTCAG CTGGTGCTTTGGGTGGGTCTGGGCATCCTCCTGGTCAGCACCTTTACCACCCTCTCGATCTCGGCCAGGAGCCCCGGGGTCAAAGTTcaagctcctcctcctccagcaccTGACAAGAACAACCTGCCGCTACCAGACCTCCCTCAGCTCCACG ATATGCCTCCAAACAAGAAGCCAGTGGAGATAGAAAAACCAGACCTCCCAGCTGATGAGGTGGTACAACCGGTGAAGAGGGACCCGGTTGAACCCCCTCAGATTAAAGGACCAGTGGAACAAcctgagaagaagaaggaggaagaggtgcAGTTGGACCGTCCCGATGCCG GCGTCGCAGTGCCAGAGGCAGAAGCCCATCGCCATGAACCACCCATCCCTCACGACGAGGTCCAGGTAGACACAAGAAAGAACAAtgcagagctggaggaggacaATAAACAGCCGGTCAACCCtgcaggaggaggtgaggaagaaCCCAATAGAGATGAAGAGCGTGCTGTGGAggtagagggaaaaaaagaagccaaGGATGAAGAGAAACTGAAGCCTGTACATGCGGTTGTGAGGAAAGAGGAAGTGGACATTGGCGGTGGTGAAGTCTTGTCCAACGAGGTGCTGGAGAAGCCGGTTGGAGAAGCGGGCAAAAAGCGAGATGTTCCCGCGCTGAAAGAAGCAGAGAAGCTAGATCCTTTGAAAGATGCTGGAAACGCAGCAGCTGTAGGGGAGCAAGTCGACAAAGTGGACAAAGCTGCAGTTGCTGCGGGGAAAA TTCCACCTCCTGAAGGAGAGCATCGCCCCGTTGCAGACGATCCTCCGGCTGGGGACAGCAAAGATGCAGCGGATGAGAAGATGGAGG AGGGCCAGCTGGACCACGCGGTGCTACTGCAGGTGatcaagcagcagcaggagcaacAGAAGAGACTTCTCGACCAGCAGGAAAAACTGCTGGCTGTCATAGAAGAGCAACACAAGGAATTCCACCAGAAACAGCCTGCTG GGGCTGCTCAGGAAGGCGAGACAGAGAAAGGCATCCAGGAACACTTGGAGGCGATGGAAGGTGGAGCAGCAAAGCCCAAAGACTCTGGTCTGGCTTCAGAATTGAAGCAGCCCAAGGACGAAGCTGGAGCAGTTGAGCCTCACGCAGCTGTGGCCCAGAATCAAGCTCAGGTTGGGGATAAGGCTGCTGAGGTTGGGGATGTTAAAGTAGTTGCTCCAGCAGCTTACAAAGAGGATGACCCTGTTAACCCTGTTGCACCCGGAGGAGAATCCCATAAGCAGATAGAGCTGGGGGCGAGGGGAGTGCCACTGGGAAAGAAAAAACCTGACGACCGTCAGCTCGTACCTCAGAATGAACAGGTAGCCCAACTTAAACATGAGGAAAGCAACCTagatgaagaaaaagagaaaattaaaaatgaaatgatagaGAACGAGGTTCAGGCAAGACTGGAAGAACAGCTTAAGAAGGCGAATCAGGAAAAGCTGGCCATAGAGAAGGAGTTGGAGGAGAgggcagaaagagaaaggatAGAAAAAGAGGTGCAGATAAGATTAGTAAAAGAACGactggagagggagagacaggaaaAGCTAGCCAAAGAACTGAAGTCGGAGAAGGAGAGAGCTGAGAAAGAGAGGATAGAGAAAGAAGTGCAGGCAAGGGTGGAGAAAGAGCGactggagagggagaggagagagaagctgGCCCGAGAACAGGAGCTGGAGAAAGAGGCAAAAGAGAAACTCGCACAGGAGAAGGCTACAGAAGAGAGACGCCAGCAGGAGATTCAGAAAGCagacaatgaaatacatgaGAGAgcgaagaaagaaaaggaggtggaggaggcgCGTGAGAGGCTAGCCCAGCTGCAGAGAGCTGTAGAAGCCAAAAACGCAGCGCAGGGGGCTCAGAGAGAAGACGGCGAAGCTTtgaagaaaggaggaagagaccTCAAAGAGAAAGTCGGCGCTCCGGCGGATCCCAGGGAGGACGCGGACGACGGGGCCATCAAAGCCGAGGCTCACCCCCAGGGCTCCCAGGAGAAGCTGAGGGACCAGGGAGAGATGGATCTAAGGCGGAGGCGCAGGGAAGTGGGACCCAGAGAGGATGGAGAGCCCCCGGAGAAGCCTGGGGTGTCCAGGGGGGTGCCTGGGCTGGAACCCCTGCTGGAGCTGGGGGGCTCAGACCTACATGCGGCCCTGGAGGAGCAGCTACTGGCCGGGGCGATGGTGCACACAAGGCAGATTAAGCAAGTCTCAACGGATAAGGAGGCGAAATAA